The following proteins are co-located in the Paenibacillus sp. FSL H8-0079 genome:
- a CDS encoding VOC family protein: MSAIGPDFISLQVSNLESSAEFYQNYLGLVRSQAGPPHAVVFETKPIAFALRDLLPGTELGSGNQPGLGIALWLHAPDTQDIYDKLVAAGVKITSAPIDGPFGRTFTFSDPDGYQVTLHSKA, from the coding sequence ATGTCAGCAATTGGACCAGATTTCATTTCACTTCAGGTTAGCAATCTTGAAAGCTCTGCCGAATTTTATCAAAACTATCTCGGACTGGTACGCTCACAGGCGGGACCCCCTCATGCGGTGGTCTTTGAAACAAAACCTATTGCATTTGCTCTTCGTGACTTATTGCCAGGAACAGAACTTGGTTCAGGTAATCAGCCAGGACTTGGTATCGCTCTGTGGCTTCATGCCCCAGATACGCAAGACATCTACGACAAGCTTGTTGCAGCAGGTGTAAAGATTACATCTGCCCCAATAGATGGACCATTCGGGCGAACCTTTACATTCTCCGACCCAGACGGGTACCAAGTTACCCTTCACAGTAAAGCCTAA
- a CDS encoding MFS transporter has product MDMRQQVKQAPVPTWIIFLLASACGLIVANLYYAQTVIGPISITTGLSSAAAGLIVTLTQIGYVIGLLFIVPLSDITENRRLVVLFLSVLVVALIAAAFSPTAVVFLTASMFIGIGSVVAQILVPYATYLTSEEQRGRVVGNVMSGLLLGIMLARPVASFITSLFGWQTVFVFSAIVITLLMLLLSRALPARKPEPTLKYGQLIVSLGTMFRTMPLLRRRAFYQASLFGAFSLFWTTVPLRLANDFDMSQQGIAWFALAGVGGAIAAPIAGRLADRGLTRILTGAAMVIAVASFGLAYVFQSHSTLALILLVIVAITLDMAVSGNLVLGQRIIYSLGSEARGRVNGIFMSIFFVGGALGSSLGSWSYANGGWSLTTLIGLIMPLLALVYYFTEKKAVVVSSE; this is encoded by the coding sequence ATGGATATGAGACAACAAGTGAAGCAGGCACCTGTGCCCACCTGGATTATTTTCTTATTGGCGTCGGCTTGTGGATTGATTGTGGCAAACTTGTATTATGCTCAGACCGTTATCGGACCGATTAGTATTACAACGGGTCTGTCTTCTGCCGCTGCCGGATTGATTGTGACGTTGACACAGATTGGCTATGTCATTGGTTTGTTGTTCATCGTGCCGCTCAGTGACATTACCGAGAATCGGCGCCTGGTCGTGCTTTTCCTCAGCGTACTGGTCGTCGCCCTGATTGCTGCGGCTTTCTCGCCCACGGCTGTTGTATTTCTGACCGCCTCTATGTTCATTGGCATAGGTTCTGTTGTCGCTCAGATTCTGGTGCCTTATGCGACGTATCTTACGTCCGAGGAACAACGCGGACGTGTTGTGGGCAATGTAATGAGTGGGTTACTGCTGGGCATTATGCTGGCTCGTCCTGTCGCAAGCTTCATCACCAGCCTCTTCGGTTGGCAGACAGTCTTTGTATTCTCCGCCATTGTTATAACACTTCTAATGCTGCTTCTGTCACGTGCTCTTCCTGCCCGGAAGCCTGAACCCACCTTAAAATACGGCCAATTAATCGTATCCTTGGGCACAATGTTCAGAACGATGCCTCTGCTACGCCGTCGGGCGTTCTATCAGGCCAGTCTGTTTGGTGCTTTCAGCTTATTCTGGACTACGGTTCCGCTCAGACTCGCTAACGATTTTGACATGTCACAGCAAGGCATTGCCTGGTTCGCACTGGCTGGTGTCGGAGGTGCTATTGCCGCTCCCATTGCCGGGAGACTTGCTGATCGCGGACTAACACGTATTCTGACGGGTGCTGCCATGGTGATCGCTGTTGCTTCGTTCGGTCTTGCTTATGTGTTCCAGAGCCACTCCACGTTAGCACTGATCCTGCTTGTGATCGTGGCGATCACACTGGATATGGCTGTCTCGGGAAATCTGGTGCTGGGTCAACGCATCATCTATTCGTTAGGAAGTGAAGCGAGAGGACGTGTGAATGGTATATTCATGTCGATCTTTTTTGTTGGAGGTGCGCTTGGTTCATCTCTCGGAAGCTGGTCTTATGCTAACGGAGGTTGGAGTCTCACAACACTGATTGGCCTGATCATGCCACTGCTCGCTCTGGTGTATTACTTTACGGAAAAGAAAGCCGTAGTCGTCAGCAGTGAATAG
- a CDS encoding TetR/AcrR family transcriptional regulator: MTAKRGRPRNMETQNAILTASYELLLEHGFGTVTIEKIAERAQVSKATIYKWWPNKGAVIMDGYMSAATARLPVPDTGSVLEDIRIHASNLVRFLTSREGKVITQIIGEGQSDEGLAEEYRTRYIQPRRREARGILEKGVERGELKSGIDIGLYIDLIYGPVFYRMLVTGEAMDDGFVDVLLRSLFEGIQSK; this comes from the coding sequence ATGACTGCAAAAAGAGGACGTCCGCGTAACATGGAAACCCAGAATGCTATTCTTACAGCGTCGTACGAGTTGTTGTTGGAGCACGGATTCGGGACAGTTACGATTGAGAAGATTGCTGAACGTGCACAGGTAAGTAAAGCCACTATCTACAAATGGTGGCCGAACAAAGGCGCCGTCATCATGGACGGATATATGTCTGCCGCAACGGCAAGATTGCCAGTACCGGATACAGGCTCGGTATTGGAAGATATACGCATACATGCGAGTAATCTGGTTCGTTTTTTGACCAGTCGGGAAGGAAAAGTGATTACGCAGATTATTGGAGAAGGGCAGTCAGATGAAGGGCTTGCCGAAGAGTACCGTACAAGATATATCCAACCACGTCGGCGTGAAGCTCGGGGAATTCTGGAGAAGGGTGTGGAGCGCGGCGAATTGAAGAGTGGGATAGACATTGGATTGTACATTGATCTGATCTACGGACCAGTGTTCTATCGCATGTTAGTGACGGGTGAAGCAATGGATGATGGGTTTGTAGATGTGTTGCTCCGTTCATTGTTTGAAGGCATTCAGTCCAAGTAG
- a CDS encoding LLM class flavin-dependent oxidoreductase: MKFALFSLMMNLPNAVTGEALTTQQKFHNILEQAKLAERLGFDAYGIGERHGAPFLSSSPPVVLTAIAAATTRIRLLTTVTVLSILDPVRVAEDYATLDQLSGGRLEMIIGKGNDPRHYPLFGISEEEQWDSLDERYHLLRRLWSEENVTWQGTYRPPLEGVTTWPRPLQQSIPIWHGSASSTVSTELAAKYGEPLFTSNSFHPQAKYKALIDHYRERLDYYGHDPQQAVIGSGAGSLYLADTGEEAIRRYKPYYEAFHASAAAQHNQSPFTDLEDNIARGPVLIGSPEQVIEKILDYHAAYGHQVLSISVDGLTHSEQLEQVERFAKEVAPVLRRELPSSVWSEPPVLTQHSSFLSSNATDSWPTAISPIFQV, translated from the coding sequence ATGAAATTTGCCTTGTTTAGTCTCATGATGAATCTGCCTAATGCAGTAACCGGGGAAGCTCTGACGACTCAGCAGAAATTCCACAATATATTAGAGCAAGCGAAGCTGGCTGAACGACTCGGATTCGATGCCTATGGAATCGGTGAACGACACGGTGCCCCTTTTCTATCTTCCTCGCCGCCTGTCGTATTAACCGCAATAGCCGCAGCAACCACACGCATCCGGTTACTAACCACCGTTACTGTTCTTAGTATACTTGATCCGGTCCGGGTTGCCGAGGATTATGCCACGCTGGATCAATTATCGGGCGGACGGCTGGAGATGATCATCGGGAAAGGCAATGACCCTCGGCACTATCCGCTGTTCGGTATAAGCGAAGAGGAACAATGGGATTCACTAGATGAACGCTATCATCTGCTAAGACGGCTGTGGTCTGAAGAGAATGTAACCTGGCAGGGAACGTATCGCCCTCCTCTTGAGGGAGTAACCACCTGGCCAAGGCCGCTTCAGCAATCCATCCCGATCTGGCATGGTAGCGCGTCCAGCACGGTCTCGACCGAACTCGCTGCCAAATATGGCGAGCCGCTCTTCACGTCGAACTCTTTTCACCCTCAGGCCAAATATAAAGCGTTAATTGATCATTATCGGGAGCGCCTCGATTATTATGGTCATGATCCGCAGCAGGCAGTGATTGGTTCCGGTGCCGGCAGTCTCTATCTTGCCGATACGGGTGAAGAAGCCATCCGCCGCTACAAGCCATACTATGAAGCGTTCCATGCCAGTGCCGCTGCACAGCATAACCAGTCTCCATTTACCGATCTTGAGGATAACATCGCACGAGGTCCTGTGTTGATCGGCAGTCCAGAGCAGGTCATTGAGAAAATTCTGGATTATCATGCCGCTTACGGACATCAGGTGCTGAGTATCAGCGTAGATGGACTGACGCATAGCGAGCAGCTGGAGCAAGTGGAGCGTTTTGCCAAGGAAGTGGCCCCTGTATTACGCCGCGAACTGCCCAGTTCGGTATGGAGTGAACCCCCGGTGTTAACCCAGCACTCATCCTTCCTTTCCTCTAATGCTACAGATTCATGGCCCACAGCCATCTCACCTATATTCCAGGTTTAG
- a CDS encoding transcriptional regulator has protein sequence MEPTTTIRSYIEDYIRKQGYTLQYFADISGVNAGTLSAIIKGTRPIAMAQLDLITQGMKLEEGYFYEVYGAECFVESAPHWRRLEPFLQRCAELDKLECIQKVIQQVTDDRSYISELFEMAEGMLERGQTKAARMLYECVAECEKYQHSERLALCQYRIFTLSLGQDQHENLRAAVHFEPYINRLDEERQLDAIKDLANTYLALRYWDKVFTLAEDLEQKTKILQSYTKKKTDKSDRITAYPLFVYRAYSNLLKSSACERQGRYEEALQYTELYASLTKIAEPDEEDQIYIDKFEGWTEANSYLYKLMMGDQGVLPAYVNYIEQNEMELLPAMINILEAANKFDHNIDDIIYKFSDQINSEVTRLKGYTEQVELDMYITFLLERTIYHLNRCEYPEGMRQLMHCLGEAVKIKNQTDIIHCVALYERYRNIANAEIEDQYKLIMMEVQSYYDKKENPAFNLA, from the coding sequence ATGGAACCTACAACTACGATACGCTCATATATTGAGGACTACATCAGGAAACAGGGATATACCCTGCAGTATTTTGCCGATATATCGGGGGTTAACGCTGGAACGCTTAGTGCAATTATTAAGGGGACTCGGCCCATCGCTATGGCTCAACTGGATCTGATTACCCAAGGCATGAAGCTGGAAGAGGGGTATTTCTACGAGGTTTATGGGGCTGAATGTTTCGTGGAATCGGCACCCCATTGGAGAAGACTGGAGCCGTTCCTGCAGCGTTGTGCTGAATTGGACAAGCTGGAATGTATTCAGAAGGTTATCCAGCAAGTGACGGATGATCGCTCGTATATCTCGGAGTTGTTCGAGATGGCGGAAGGCATGCTTGAACGTGGACAGACGAAGGCTGCACGGATGTTGTACGAATGTGTGGCGGAATGTGAGAAGTATCAACACTCGGAGCGTCTCGCTCTATGCCAATATCGCATTTTCACGCTATCTCTCGGTCAGGACCAGCATGAGAATCTTCGTGCGGCCGTACATTTCGAACCGTATATTAATCGGTTGGATGAGGAACGGCAACTGGATGCGATAAAAGACCTGGCGAATACATACTTGGCTCTAAGATACTGGGACAAGGTATTCACTTTGGCTGAAGATCTGGAGCAGAAAACTAAAATTTTGCAATCCTACACAAAGAAAAAAACGGATAAAAGTGATCGGATAACGGCATATCCTTTGTTTGTATATAGAGCATATTCAAATTTGCTGAAGTCTTCCGCATGTGAGAGACAAGGACGCTACGAAGAAGCTCTACAATATACAGAGCTCTACGCCAGTCTTACAAAAATTGCTGAACCGGATGAAGAAGATCAGATTTATATTGATAAATTCGAGGGTTGGACGGAAGCAAATAGCTATCTATATAAGTTAATGATGGGCGATCAAGGTGTTTTGCCGGCTTACGTGAATTATATAGAGCAAAATGAAATGGAATTGCTGCCAGCAATGATAAATATTTTGGAGGCGGCTAATAAATTTGATCATAATATTGATGATATCATTTACAAGTTCAGCGATCAGATTAATTCAGAAGTTACGCGATTAAAGGGATATACTGAACAGGTGGAATTAGATATGTACATCACGTTCTTACTTGAACGCACTATCTATCATCTCAATCGTTGTGAGTATCCAGAAGGTATGAGGCAGCTGATGCATTGTTTGGGAGAAGCCGTCAAAATAAAAAATCAAACAGACATTATCCATTGTGTAGCGTTATATGAGAGATATAGAAATATAGCAAATGCTGAAATTGAGGATCAGTATAAATTAATAATGATGGAGGTTCAGAGCTATTATGATAAAAAAGAAAATCCTGCATTTAATCTTGCTTAG
- a CDS encoding helix-turn-helix transcriptional regulator, translating to MKLAPTIRTYIENHMREHGFKLQQFSDITGVNVGTLSAILKGSRPMAVSQLDQITAGMGLEKGYFYEMYSVEFFIEAAPHWRRLKPFLHRCAEFNKLACIQEVVIQVTDDRSYISELFEMAEEFNKNGLSEAALILYECVAEGEKYQHSERLALCQYRIFLLDEL from the coding sequence TTGAAACTTGCACCTACGATACGCACATATATTGAGAATCACATGAGGGAACATGGATTTAAATTGCAGCAATTCTCTGATATTACTGGTGTTAACGTTGGAACCTTGAGTGCTATTCTTAAAGGTAGCAGACCAATGGCAGTGAGTCAGCTAGATCAGATCACTGCAGGTATGGGATTGGAAAAGGGTTACTTCTATGAAATGTACAGTGTGGAGTTCTTTATTGAAGCGGCTCCGCATTGGAGACGTTTAAAGCCTTTCCTTCATCGTTGTGCTGAGTTTAATAAGTTAGCTTGCATTCAAGAGGTTGTCATTCAAGTTACGGATGATCGCTCCTACATTTCAGAATTATTTGAGATGGCCGAAGAATTTAATAAGAATGGGCTGAGTGAAGCTGCACTTATTTTATATGAATGTGTGGCAGAGGGAGAAAAATATCAGCATTCGGAGCGGTTGGCTTTATGCCAGTACCGTATTTTTTTGCTCGACGAATTGTAA
- a CDS encoding IS30 family transposase: MSYRHLSIIERSKLEVLHRQGRSSRAIAKELGRHPSTICRELDRVTSSHPYQAEQAQHAYEERRKASVSPGSWSDALAASLEEKLEATWSPEQITERFRIEGRHAVSFKTIYRWIYSGRLVRGILQVLRHKGKRQKPAETRGKFAIGRTISDRPKEVHSRETFGHWELDTVVSGRGRSKGCVATLIERKTRLYTAFLMPDRTALSMEIALGVAISQYPTGTFLTATADRGKEFACYAHLEATHNLHVYFADPYSSWQRGSNENANGLLREFFPKGTDLARVYDDDLAHSLDLINHRPRKCLGWKTAHESFAEELSHLV, translated from the coding sequence ATGAGCTACAGACATCTTAGCATAATTGAACGTAGCAAGCTAGAAGTCCTCCACAGACAAGGTAGAAGCTCAAGAGCCATTGCGAAAGAACTGGGTAGGCATCCATCGACGATTTGTCGTGAGTTAGATCGGGTGACTTCATCACATCCGTATCAGGCAGAACAAGCTCAGCATGCTTATGAGGAGCGTCGTAAGGCTTCGGTCTCTCCAGGGAGTTGGTCCGATGCCTTGGCTGCTTCACTGGAGGAAAAATTGGAGGCAACGTGGTCTCCGGAACAAATCACCGAACGTTTCCGTATCGAAGGGCGGCATGCAGTCTCTTTCAAAACCATCTATCGCTGGATCTATTCAGGGCGCCTGGTTCGAGGCATATTACAGGTTCTTCGGCATAAGGGGAAGCGTCAGAAACCCGCAGAAACGCGCGGCAAATTCGCCATTGGAAGGACGATTTCAGATCGCCCAAAAGAAGTCCATTCCCGTGAAACATTTGGGCACTGGGAGTTGGATACCGTTGTATCGGGTCGTGGGAGAAGTAAAGGCTGCGTAGCGACGTTGATTGAACGCAAGACACGTCTATATACCGCTTTTCTCATGCCTGATCGCACCGCTTTGTCGATGGAGATTGCGCTCGGTGTAGCGATCTCACAGTATCCCACGGGAACCTTCCTCACAGCCACGGCTGACCGAGGCAAGGAGTTTGCATGCTACGCCCATCTGGAAGCCACCCATAACCTACACGTTTATTTTGCCGATCCGTATTCATCCTGGCAACGCGGTTCCAACGAGAATGCGAATGGATTACTTCGAGAGTTTTTCCCTAAAGGTACCGATCTCGCGAGGGTATATGATGATGATCTCGCTCATTCACTCGACCTAATAAATCACAGACCACGAAAATGCTTGGGTTGGAAGACCGCTCACGAATCTTTCGCAGAAGAACTGTCGCACTTGGTTTGA